In Gopherus evgoodei ecotype Sinaloan lineage chromosome 10, rGopEvg1_v1.p, whole genome shotgun sequence, a single window of DNA contains:
- the NEIL1 gene encoding endonuclease 8-like 1 isoform X3, whose product MPEGPELHLASCYINTVCAGLIFSGKVEKSEVSKNPEVLFESDAYVISATSRGKEIKLTLTPLKEEKNTLPGRGRDREELSQNGLQQPMDLVFRFGMSGSFKFTSAAELPKHAHLRFYTKESPHRALCFVDCRRFGRWEVHGTWQPDRGPCVMLEYEKFRENVLRNLSDKAFNKPICEALLNQKFFNGIGNYLRAEILYRLKIPPFENARTVLEALQHRKQQSPDLTLSKKVKLKQENPDLLELCHAVPMEVIHMGGMGYGPEHSDDAAAFEEWLQCYCVPGMRSLRDGNGRTIWFQVTKPVPKRSSKGSSSQEKVAKRSGRKKGKELIQGAENAKAHEARKPNTRSRRKASASQASPTNKAPAADRKRQASARRSTGAVTAAPRSRRVKAE is encoded by the exons ATGCCAGAGGGCCCAGAGCTGCACCTGGCCAGCTGCTACATCAACACGGTATGTGCAGGGCTCATCTTCTCAGGGAAGGTGGAGAAGTCTGAAGTGAGCAAGAACCCAGAGGTGCTGTTTGAGAGTGACGCGTACGTGATCTCTGCCACCTCACGGGGCAAGGAGATCAAGCTGACCCTGACACCACTCAAAGAGGAGAAGAACACGCTCCCTGGCAgagggagggacagggaggagcTGAGCCAGAACGGTCTCCAGCAGCCCATGGATCTTGTCTTCCGCTTTGGAATGTCAGGCAGCTTCAAGTTCACCTCCGCAGCTGAGCTGCCCAAACACGCCCATCTGCGGTTTTACACCAAGGAGAGCCCGCACCGAGCCCTCTGCTTCGTGGATTGCAGGCGCTTTGGGAGGTGGGAAGTGCATGGGACATGGCAGCCGGATCGAGGGCCATGTGTGATGCTGGAGTACGAGAAATTCAG GGAGAACGTGCTGAGGAACCTGTCTGACAAGGCTTTCAACAAGCCCATCTGCGAAGCCCTGTTAAATCAGAAGTTTTTCAATGGGATTGGCAACTACCTCCGAGCCGAGATTCTCTACAG GTTAAAGATCCCTCCCTTTGAGAATGCTCGGACAGTGCTAGAGGCTCTTCAGCATCGGAAGCAG CAGAGTCCAGACCTGACCTTGAGCAAGAAAGTGAAGTTAAAGCAGGAGAATCCAGACCTGCTGGAGCTCTGCCATGCGGTGCCCATGGAGGTCATTCACATGG GGGGGATGGGTTATGGCCCAGAGCACTCTGACGATGCCGCGGCCTTTGAGGAGTGGCTGCAGTGTTACTGTGTCCCTGGCATGAGGTCGCTGCGTGATGGCAATGGCAGGACCATCTGGTTTCAG GTTACAAAGCCGGTGCCTAAGAGAAGTTCGAAGGGCAGCAGCAGCCAAGAGAAGGTAGCAAAGCGATCtggcaggaagaaggggaaaGAGCTCATCCAAGGAGCTGAGAATGCCAAGGCACATGAAGCAAGAAAGCCAAACACCAGGTCCAGAAGGAAAGCATCAGCAAGTCAAGCGTCTCCCACGAACAAAGCTCCTGCTGCAGATAGGAAGAGGCAGGCATCTGCTCGGAGAAGCACAG GAGCAGTTACTGCTGCCCCAAGATCCAGGCGGGTGAAGGCTGAATGA
- the COMMD4 gene encoding COMM domain-containing protein 4 isoform X1, which produces MSPVLSACFLAAPCGPLQGGVCACTLSGLLQAMNCKGQAMARAVGSYVNFTGLSKLPPCREEPCCQADSQRFLLSPESGDVKATIAVLSFILSSAAKHSVDSDSLSSELQQLGLPKEHATGLCRSYEEKQSPLQDSLRTHSLRLNHLDSVSWRVDQTLSSSELQQVNEPLVHLKFTVRDGDRGMMEPFAMTVSAEKFRVLLAELRQAHAMMKTLS; this is translated from the exons ATGAGCCCAGTTCTTTCTGCCTGTTTCCTTGCTGCCCCTTGTGGCCCATTGCAAGGTGGCGTCTGTGCGTGCACCCTCTCTGGTCTCTTGCAGGCGATGAACTGCAAAGGGCAGGCCATGGCAAGGGCTGTTGGATCCTACGTCAATTTTACGGGTCTGTCAAAGCTGCCTCCCTGCAGGgaagagccctgctgccaggcagATTCCCAAAGGTTTCTCCTCTCTCCAGAGTCTGGGGACGTGAAGGCCACTAttgctgtgctcagcttcatCCTCTCCAGTGCAGCCAAACACAGTGTAGACAGCGACTCTCTGTCCAGCGAGCTGCAACAGCTGGGGCTGCCCAAAG AACATGCCACAGGATTGTGCCGGTCCTATGAGGAGAAACAGAGCCCCCTGCAGGACAGCCTGAGGACACACAGCCTGAGAT TGAACCATCTGGACTCTGTGTCCTGGAGGGTGGATCAGACGCTCAGCTCCAGTGAGCTCCAGCAGGTCAATGAGCCCCTTGTGCACCTGAAGTTCACCGTGCGAGATGGGGACCGAGGCATGATGGAGCCCTTTGCCATGACCGTGTCGGCAGAGAAGTTCCGGGTCTTACTGGCAG AGCTGAGACAGGCCCACGCCATGATGAAAACTCTCAGCTGA
- the NEIL1 gene encoding endonuclease 8-like 1 isoform X1, with amino-acid sequence MPEGPELHLASCYINTVCAGLIFSGKVEKSEVSKNPEVLFESDAYVISATSRGKEIKLTLTPLKEEKNTLPGRGRDREELSQNGLQQPMDLVFRFGMSGSFKFTSAAELPKHAHLRFYTKESPHRALCFVDCRRFGRWEVHGTWQPDRGPCVMLEYEKFRENVLRNLSDKAFNKPICEALLNQKFFNGIGNYLRAEILYRLKIPPFENARTVLEALQHRKQQSPDLTLSKKVKLKQENPDLLELCHAVPMEVIHMGGMGYGPEHSDDAAAFEEWLQCYCVPGMRSLRDGNGRTIWFQGEPGPMAPKGKKSRKKHSWVNADPEPPSPKVTKPVPKRSSKGSSSQEKVAKRSGRKKGKELIQGAENAKAHEARKPNTRSRRKASASQASPTNKAPAADRKRQASARRSTGAVTAAPRSRRVKAE; translated from the exons ATGCCAGAGGGCCCAGAGCTGCACCTGGCCAGCTGCTACATCAACACGGTATGTGCAGGGCTCATCTTCTCAGGGAAGGTGGAGAAGTCTGAAGTGAGCAAGAACCCAGAGGTGCTGTTTGAGAGTGACGCGTACGTGATCTCTGCCACCTCACGGGGCAAGGAGATCAAGCTGACCCTGACACCACTCAAAGAGGAGAAGAACACGCTCCCTGGCAgagggagggacagggaggagcTGAGCCAGAACGGTCTCCAGCAGCCCATGGATCTTGTCTTCCGCTTTGGAATGTCAGGCAGCTTCAAGTTCACCTCCGCAGCTGAGCTGCCCAAACACGCCCATCTGCGGTTTTACACCAAGGAGAGCCCGCACCGAGCCCTCTGCTTCGTGGATTGCAGGCGCTTTGGGAGGTGGGAAGTGCATGGGACATGGCAGCCGGATCGAGGGCCATGTGTGATGCTGGAGTACGAGAAATTCAG GGAGAACGTGCTGAGGAACCTGTCTGACAAGGCTTTCAACAAGCCCATCTGCGAAGCCCTGTTAAATCAGAAGTTTTTCAATGGGATTGGCAACTACCTCCGAGCCGAGATTCTCTACAG GTTAAAGATCCCTCCCTTTGAGAATGCTCGGACAGTGCTAGAGGCTCTTCAGCATCGGAAGCAG CAGAGTCCAGACCTGACCTTGAGCAAGAAAGTGAAGTTAAAGCAGGAGAATCCAGACCTGCTGGAGCTCTGCCATGCGGTGCCCATGGAGGTCATTCACATGG GGGGGATGGGTTATGGCCCAGAGCACTCTGACGATGCCGCGGCCTTTGAGGAGTGGCTGCAGTGTTACTGTGTCCCTGGCATGAGGTCGCTGCGTGATGGCAATGGCAGGACCATCTGGTTTCAG GGGGAGCCTGGACCTATGGCCCCGAAAG GAAAAAAGTCCCGCAAGAAGCACTCGTGGGTGAATGCTGACCCTGAGCCTCCAAGTCCAAAG GTTACAAAGCCGGTGCCTAAGAGAAGTTCGAAGGGCAGCAGCAGCCAAGAGAAGGTAGCAAAGCGATCtggcaggaagaaggggaaaGAGCTCATCCAAGGAGCTGAGAATGCCAAGGCACATGAAGCAAGAAAGCCAAACACCAGGTCCAGAAGGAAAGCATCAGCAAGTCAAGCGTCTCCCACGAACAAAGCTCCTGCTGCAGATAGGAAGAGGCAGGCATCTGCTCGGAGAAGCACAG GAGCAGTTACTGCTGCCCCAAGATCCAGGCGGGTGAAGGCTGAATGA
- the NEIL1 gene encoding endonuclease 8-like 1 isoform X4: MPEGPELHLASCYINTVCAGLIFSGKVEKSEVSKNPEVLFESDAYVISATSRGKEIKLTLTPLKEEKNTLPGRGRDREELSQNGLQQPMDLVFRFGMSGSFKFTSAAELPKHAHLRFYTKESPHRALCFVDCRRFGRWEVHGTWQPDRGPCVMLEYEKFRLKIPPFENARTVLEALQHRKQQSPDLTLSKKVKLKQENPDLLELCHAVPMEVIHMGGMGYGPEHSDDAAAFEEWLQCYCVPGMRSLRDGNGRTIWFQGEPGPMAPKGKKSRKKHSWVNADPEPPSPKVTKPVPKRSSKGSSSQEKVAKRSGRKKGKELIQGAENAKAHEARKPNTRSRRKASASQASPTNKAPAADRKRQASARRSTGAVTAAPRSRRVKAE; the protein is encoded by the exons ATGCCAGAGGGCCCAGAGCTGCACCTGGCCAGCTGCTACATCAACACGGTATGTGCAGGGCTCATCTTCTCAGGGAAGGTGGAGAAGTCTGAAGTGAGCAAGAACCCAGAGGTGCTGTTTGAGAGTGACGCGTACGTGATCTCTGCCACCTCACGGGGCAAGGAGATCAAGCTGACCCTGACACCACTCAAAGAGGAGAAGAACACGCTCCCTGGCAgagggagggacagggaggagcTGAGCCAGAACGGTCTCCAGCAGCCCATGGATCTTGTCTTCCGCTTTGGAATGTCAGGCAGCTTCAAGTTCACCTCCGCAGCTGAGCTGCCCAAACACGCCCATCTGCGGTTTTACACCAAGGAGAGCCCGCACCGAGCCCTCTGCTTCGTGGATTGCAGGCGCTTTGGGAGGTGGGAAGTGCATGGGACATGGCAGCCGGATCGAGGGCCATGTGTGATGCTGGAGTACGAGAAATTCAG GTTAAAGATCCCTCCCTTTGAGAATGCTCGGACAGTGCTAGAGGCTCTTCAGCATCGGAAGCAG CAGAGTCCAGACCTGACCTTGAGCAAGAAAGTGAAGTTAAAGCAGGAGAATCCAGACCTGCTGGAGCTCTGCCATGCGGTGCCCATGGAGGTCATTCACATGG GGGGGATGGGTTATGGCCCAGAGCACTCTGACGATGCCGCGGCCTTTGAGGAGTGGCTGCAGTGTTACTGTGTCCCTGGCATGAGGTCGCTGCGTGATGGCAATGGCAGGACCATCTGGTTTCAG GGGGAGCCTGGACCTATGGCCCCGAAAG GAAAAAAGTCCCGCAAGAAGCACTCGTGGGTGAATGCTGACCCTGAGCCTCCAAGTCCAAAG GTTACAAAGCCGGTGCCTAAGAGAAGTTCGAAGGGCAGCAGCAGCCAAGAGAAGGTAGCAAAGCGATCtggcaggaagaaggggaaaGAGCTCATCCAAGGAGCTGAGAATGCCAAGGCACATGAAGCAAGAAAGCCAAACACCAGGTCCAGAAGGAAAGCATCAGCAAGTCAAGCGTCTCCCACGAACAAAGCTCCTGCTGCAGATAGGAAGAGGCAGGCATCTGCTCGGAGAAGCACAG GAGCAGTTACTGCTGCCCCAAGATCCAGGCGGGTGAAGGCTGAATGA
- the NEIL1 gene encoding endonuclease 8-like 1 isoform X2, producing the protein MPEGPELHLASCYINTVCAGLIFSGKVEKSEVSKNPEVLFESDAYVISATSRGKEIKLTLTPLKEEKNTLPGRGRDREELSQNGLQQPMDLVFRFGMSGSFKFTSAAELPKHAHLRFYTKESPHRALCFVDCRRFGRWEVHGTWQPDRGPCVMLEYEKFRENVLRNLSDKAFNKPICEALLNQKFFNGIGNYLRAEILYRLKIPPFENARTVLEALQHRKQSPDLTLSKKVKLKQENPDLLELCHAVPMEVIHMGGMGYGPEHSDDAAAFEEWLQCYCVPGMRSLRDGNGRTIWFQGEPGPMAPKGKKSRKKHSWVNADPEPPSPKVTKPVPKRSSKGSSSQEKVAKRSGRKKGKELIQGAENAKAHEARKPNTRSRRKASASQASPTNKAPAADRKRQASARRSTGAVTAAPRSRRVKAE; encoded by the exons ATGCCAGAGGGCCCAGAGCTGCACCTGGCCAGCTGCTACATCAACACGGTATGTGCAGGGCTCATCTTCTCAGGGAAGGTGGAGAAGTCTGAAGTGAGCAAGAACCCAGAGGTGCTGTTTGAGAGTGACGCGTACGTGATCTCTGCCACCTCACGGGGCAAGGAGATCAAGCTGACCCTGACACCACTCAAAGAGGAGAAGAACACGCTCCCTGGCAgagggagggacagggaggagcTGAGCCAGAACGGTCTCCAGCAGCCCATGGATCTTGTCTTCCGCTTTGGAATGTCAGGCAGCTTCAAGTTCACCTCCGCAGCTGAGCTGCCCAAACACGCCCATCTGCGGTTTTACACCAAGGAGAGCCCGCACCGAGCCCTCTGCTTCGTGGATTGCAGGCGCTTTGGGAGGTGGGAAGTGCATGGGACATGGCAGCCGGATCGAGGGCCATGTGTGATGCTGGAGTACGAGAAATTCAG GGAGAACGTGCTGAGGAACCTGTCTGACAAGGCTTTCAACAAGCCCATCTGCGAAGCCCTGTTAAATCAGAAGTTTTTCAATGGGATTGGCAACTACCTCCGAGCCGAGATTCTCTACAG GTTAAAGATCCCTCCCTTTGAGAATGCTCGGACAGTGCTAGAGGCTCTTCAGCATCGGAAGCAG AGTCCAGACCTGACCTTGAGCAAGAAAGTGAAGTTAAAGCAGGAGAATCCAGACCTGCTGGAGCTCTGCCATGCGGTGCCCATGGAGGTCATTCACATGG GGGGGATGGGTTATGGCCCAGAGCACTCTGACGATGCCGCGGCCTTTGAGGAGTGGCTGCAGTGTTACTGTGTCCCTGGCATGAGGTCGCTGCGTGATGGCAATGGCAGGACCATCTGGTTTCAG GGGGAGCCTGGACCTATGGCCCCGAAAG GAAAAAAGTCCCGCAAGAAGCACTCGTGGGTGAATGCTGACCCTGAGCCTCCAAGTCCAAAG GTTACAAAGCCGGTGCCTAAGAGAAGTTCGAAGGGCAGCAGCAGCCAAGAGAAGGTAGCAAAGCGATCtggcaggaagaaggggaaaGAGCTCATCCAAGGAGCTGAGAATGCCAAGGCACATGAAGCAAGAAAGCCAAACACCAGGTCCAGAAGGAAAGCATCAGCAAGTCAAGCGTCTCCCACGAACAAAGCTCCTGCTGCAGATAGGAAGAGGCAGGCATCTGCTCGGAGAAGCACAG GAGCAGTTACTGCTGCCCCAAGATCCAGGCGGGTGAAGGCTGAATGA
- the COMMD4 gene encoding COMM domain-containing protein 4 isoform X4 — MAAKYLLYEKILKLTSDARFESGDVKATIAVLSFILSSAAKHSVDSDSLSSELQQLGLPKEHATGLCRSYEEKQSPLQDSLRTHSLRLNHLDSVSWRVDQTLSSSELQQVNEPLVHLKFTVRDGDRGMMEPFAMTVSAEKFRVLLAELRQAHAMMKTLS; from the exons ATGGCTGCTAAGTATTTACTA TATGAAAAGATCCTGAAGCTAACGTCGGATGCCAGGTTTG AGTCTGGGGACGTGAAGGCCACTAttgctgtgctcagcttcatCCTCTCCAGTGCAGCCAAACACAGTGTAGACAGCGACTCTCTGTCCAGCGAGCTGCAACAGCTGGGGCTGCCCAAAG AACATGCCACAGGATTGTGCCGGTCCTATGAGGAGAAACAGAGCCCCCTGCAGGACAGCCTGAGGACACACAGCCTGAGAT TGAACCATCTGGACTCTGTGTCCTGGAGGGTGGATCAGACGCTCAGCTCCAGTGAGCTCCAGCAGGTCAATGAGCCCCTTGTGCACCTGAAGTTCACCGTGCGAGATGGGGACCGAGGCATGATGGAGCCCTTTGCCATGACCGTGTCGGCAGAGAAGTTCCGGGTCTTACTGGCAG AGCTGAGACAGGCCCACGCCATGATGAAAACTCTCAGCTGA
- the COMMD4 gene encoding COMM domain-containing protein 4 isoform X3, translating to MRFRFCGDLDCPDWVLAEISTLAKISSVKLKLICGQVLKDLQGEGIDYEKILKLTSDARFEHATGLCRSYEEKQSPLQDSLRTHSLRLNHLDSVSWRVDQTLSSSELQQVNEPLVHLKFTVRDGDRGMMEPFAMTVSAEKFRVLLAELRQAHAMMKTLS from the exons atg AGGTTCCGGTTCTGTGGAGACTTGGACTGTCCCGACTGGGTCCTGGCTGAAATCAGCACCTTGGCCAAAATA TCCTCGGTGAAGCTGAAGCTCATCTGTGGCCAGGTGCTCAAGGatctgcagggagaggggattGAT TATGAAAAGATCCTGAAGCTAACGTCGGATGCCAGGTTTG AACATGCCACAGGATTGTGCCGGTCCTATGAGGAGAAACAGAGCCCCCTGCAGGACAGCCTGAGGACACACAGCCTGAGAT TGAACCATCTGGACTCTGTGTCCTGGAGGGTGGATCAGACGCTCAGCTCCAGTGAGCTCCAGCAGGTCAATGAGCCCCTTGTGCACCTGAAGTTCACCGTGCGAGATGGGGACCGAGGCATGATGGAGCCCTTTGCCATGACCGTGTCGGCAGAGAAGTTCCGGGTCTTACTGGCAG AGCTGAGACAGGCCCACGCCATGATGAAAACTCTCAGCTGA
- the NEIL1 gene encoding endonuclease 8-like 1 isoform X5 produces MPEGPELHLASCYINTVCAGLIFSGKVEKSEVSKNPEVLFESDAYVISATSRGKEIKLTLTPLKEEKNTLPGRGRDREELSQNGLQQPMDLVFRFGMSGSFKFTSAAELPKHAHLRFYTKESPHRALCFVDCRRFGRWEVHGTWQPDRGPCVMLEYEKFRLKIPPFENARTVLEALQHRKQSPDLTLSKKVKLKQENPDLLELCHAVPMEVIHMGGMGYGPEHSDDAAAFEEWLQCYCVPGMRSLRDGNGRTIWFQGEPGPMAPKGKKSRKKHSWVNADPEPPSPKVTKPVPKRSSKGSSSQEKVAKRSGRKKGKELIQGAENAKAHEARKPNTRSRRKASASQASPTNKAPAADRKRQASARRSTGAVTAAPRSRRVKAE; encoded by the exons ATGCCAGAGGGCCCAGAGCTGCACCTGGCCAGCTGCTACATCAACACGGTATGTGCAGGGCTCATCTTCTCAGGGAAGGTGGAGAAGTCTGAAGTGAGCAAGAACCCAGAGGTGCTGTTTGAGAGTGACGCGTACGTGATCTCTGCCACCTCACGGGGCAAGGAGATCAAGCTGACCCTGACACCACTCAAAGAGGAGAAGAACACGCTCCCTGGCAgagggagggacagggaggagcTGAGCCAGAACGGTCTCCAGCAGCCCATGGATCTTGTCTTCCGCTTTGGAATGTCAGGCAGCTTCAAGTTCACCTCCGCAGCTGAGCTGCCCAAACACGCCCATCTGCGGTTTTACACCAAGGAGAGCCCGCACCGAGCCCTCTGCTTCGTGGATTGCAGGCGCTTTGGGAGGTGGGAAGTGCATGGGACATGGCAGCCGGATCGAGGGCCATGTGTGATGCTGGAGTACGAGAAATTCAG GTTAAAGATCCCTCCCTTTGAGAATGCTCGGACAGTGCTAGAGGCTCTTCAGCATCGGAAGCAG AGTCCAGACCTGACCTTGAGCAAGAAAGTGAAGTTAAAGCAGGAGAATCCAGACCTGCTGGAGCTCTGCCATGCGGTGCCCATGGAGGTCATTCACATGG GGGGGATGGGTTATGGCCCAGAGCACTCTGACGATGCCGCGGCCTTTGAGGAGTGGCTGCAGTGTTACTGTGTCCCTGGCATGAGGTCGCTGCGTGATGGCAATGGCAGGACCATCTGGTTTCAG GGGGAGCCTGGACCTATGGCCCCGAAAG GAAAAAAGTCCCGCAAGAAGCACTCGTGGGTGAATGCTGACCCTGAGCCTCCAAGTCCAAAG GTTACAAAGCCGGTGCCTAAGAGAAGTTCGAAGGGCAGCAGCAGCCAAGAGAAGGTAGCAAAGCGATCtggcaggaagaaggggaaaGAGCTCATCCAAGGAGCTGAGAATGCCAAGGCACATGAAGCAAGAAAGCCAAACACCAGGTCCAGAAGGAAAGCATCAGCAAGTCAAGCGTCTCCCACGAACAAAGCTCCTGCTGCAGATAGGAAGAGGCAGGCATCTGCTCGGAGAAGCACAG GAGCAGTTACTGCTGCCCCAAGATCCAGGCGGGTGAAGGCTGAATGA
- the COMMD4 gene encoding COMM domain-containing protein 4 isoform X2 has protein sequence MRFRFCGDLDCPDWVLAEISTLAKISSVKLKLICGQVLKDLQGEGIDYEKILKLTSDARFESGDVKATIAVLSFILSSAAKHSVDSDSLSSELQQLGLPKEHATGLCRSYEEKQSPLQDSLRTHSLRLNHLDSVSWRVDQTLSSSELQQVNEPLVHLKFTVRDGDRGMMEPFAMTVSAEKFRVLLAELRQAHAMMKTLS, from the exons atg AGGTTCCGGTTCTGTGGAGACTTGGACTGTCCCGACTGGGTCCTGGCTGAAATCAGCACCTTGGCCAAAATA TCCTCGGTGAAGCTGAAGCTCATCTGTGGCCAGGTGCTCAAGGatctgcagggagaggggattGAT TATGAAAAGATCCTGAAGCTAACGTCGGATGCCAGGTTTG AGTCTGGGGACGTGAAGGCCACTAttgctgtgctcagcttcatCCTCTCCAGTGCAGCCAAACACAGTGTAGACAGCGACTCTCTGTCCAGCGAGCTGCAACAGCTGGGGCTGCCCAAAG AACATGCCACAGGATTGTGCCGGTCCTATGAGGAGAAACAGAGCCCCCTGCAGGACAGCCTGAGGACACACAGCCTGAGAT TGAACCATCTGGACTCTGTGTCCTGGAGGGTGGATCAGACGCTCAGCTCCAGTGAGCTCCAGCAGGTCAATGAGCCCCTTGTGCACCTGAAGTTCACCGTGCGAGATGGGGACCGAGGCATGATGGAGCCCTTTGCCATGACCGTGTCGGCAGAGAAGTTCCGGGTCTTACTGGCAG AGCTGAGACAGGCCCACGCCATGATGAAAACTCTCAGCTGA